Within the Catalinimonas niigatensis genome, the region GCCAATCCTACGTTGAGCTTTCTTGCTACCTGGCTGAGCCTCATCATTTTTTCCTCTACCATACTCAAATATCTATTATTTTCTATTCTAAATAAAAATATTATTCAAATTCTTGTTTAAGAACCCTAATTACATCATCAATAGTTTCCTCTTCCAGGTCACTCCTTCTTGTAAGTTCATCCTTTGTGAGCGTTAGTACGCTTTTCGCAGTGTCTAGTCCTATCCTTTTGAGTTCTTCAATCACCCAACCTTCTATCTCATCAGAAAACTCTTCCAGATCTACATCTTCATCGTCTTCTGTGCCCGCAGTGTCTCTGAATACATCTATTTCATATCCTACCAAACGACTGGCAAGCTTGATGTTTTGCCCCCCTTTACCGATGGCCAGGGAAACCTGATCGGGCTTCAGAAATACGGATACCCTTCCTGATTCGGCGTCTATTTTAATCGTAGAAATCTTAGCAGGACTTAGAGCACGTGTAATAAACAGTTCCAGGTTATCGGTATAGTTGATTACGTCAATATTCTCATTCTGTAATTCACGGACAATACTGTGAATACGGGAACCCTTCATTCCTACACAAGCGCCTACCGGATCTATCCGGTCATCATAAGACTCTACCGCTACTTTGGCTCTTTCACCCGGTTCTCGCACGGTCTTACGGATCATAATCAGGCCATCATACACTTCCGGTACTTCACTCTCAAAAAGACGTTCCAGAAATTTAGGTGCTGTACGTGACAAAATAATTCTAGGGTTACCATTCACCATTTCTACACGGTGAACAATAGAGCGAACTGTATCTCCTTTTCTAAATTTATCTTTATGTATCTGCTCTGACTTGGGCAGTATCAATTCGTTACTTTCAGCGTCTATCAGCAAAATTTCGCGCCCCAGGATCTGATATACTTCACCTACAATAATTTCTCCCACCAGATCTTTGTACTTATGGAAAAGGATATCTTTTTCCAGATCTTTCACTTTCTGGATAAGGGTTTGGCGAGCAGTCTGTACTGCCCTGCGACCGAAGTCTTCCAATTTGATTTCTTCAGCTACTTCTTCTCCTATTTCAAAGTCAGGCTCAATCTGCTGTGCCTCTGTAAGGCTGATTTTGTCATGGTCCCAGATATCTTCAGAATTGTCATCTACAATTTCTCTAAATCGCCAGATTTCCAGGTCACCCTTATCGGCATTGATAATCACATCAAAGTTATCATCTACACCATATTTCTTACGAATCATTGTACGAAATACATCCTCCAAAATTCGGATCATGGTAGGGCGGTCAATATTTTTGCCTTTGGCAAATTCCGCAAATGACTCAATTAATGTTGTGGTATCCATCATTTTAGTTGAATGAAGCTAAGACGTTTGTTTTTTTTATGTCCTCAAAAGGGATTGTTACTTCTTTAATTTCTCCCTGTTTTTTTGATTTATCTTTACTTTTTATTTTTTGCTCTTCGTGCAAAACAATTTGATGTTCGTCAACCTGGGCTAATGTTCCCTTGAGGGTAGTGTTATCTTGCAGTAAAATCTTGACCTTCCTACCCACATTTTTTGCATATTGCCTGCGCAGTTTCAAAGGTTGGTCGAGGCCAGGAGAAGATACTTCCAAAGTAAAACTCCCGTGAATCAAATCCTCTTCTTCTATTATCGCTCCCAACTTTCTGCTTATTTCGGCACAAACATCAATAGAAATGCCTTCATCTCCATCTAAGTGTATAATTACTTTCTGGCTGTTTTTGGAATTTGACAGGTTGACATCAACCAAAAAGAGCGATGTATCTTGATGCTCCAGCATCTCCAGCACTAACTGCTCTATTCGTTGCTCTGCACTCATAGCTTATATTAATAAAAAAGAGGGGACTTTTGCCCCCTCTGTAATAGTTTTGAAACTACGATACAAAGGTAAGAAAAATTCTACCTAAGTCAAACTAGAGAGCAATATTACAGAACAAGAGACCCACATTTATTTTCCTATAAAGCTAAACAATACCAGTATTAAATAGATTCCTATCCTTATTATTTTGTTGCTACGATTGAATTTCTCTTTGTCATGTGAACTTATCTTTTGTAAAAAGCAATTAATTAGCATCTATAATAGTTGAAAGTTAGGTCATTTAGCTAGTTTAATATGCATGTTCCTCTTAAGCTCATCCTCCTTCTTTTGGTTTTATTAAGTGCCTGTAGTCAGGAGCCTGAACAAACTATTGATCAGGAAAGTACTGATTCCAGACCGGAGATAGTCATGCCTGAATTCAATGCAGACTCGGCATATCACTATATTCAGCAACAGGTAAACTTTGGTCCGAGAGTGCCCAATACTGAAGCGCATCTGGCTACCGCTGATTTTCTTGTACAGAAGTTGGAAGGCTATGGGGCAGACGTACAAATACAATCTTTTGATGCTTCTGCATTTGATGGCACTTCACTGGCACTACAAAATATCATTGCTTCCATTAATCCCGGTATGAGCAAGCGCATACTCTTAGCTGCGCATTGGGATTCGCGTCCTTTTGCCGATAAGGATACCCAACAGCAACAAAATCCTATTGATGGTGCCAATGATGGGGGCAGTGGAGTAGGCGTACTTTTAGAACTAGCTCGTCTTTTTCAGTCACAACCACCTGCCGTGGGTGTAGATATTATTCTTTTTGATGGAGAAGACTATGGAGAGCCGGAAGGTTATGAGAAAAGTAAAGAAAGCAGCAACCAGGTATGGTGGTGCCTGGGCTCACAATACTGGGCTCAAAACAAACATGAGAAAAATTATATGGCCTACTATGGCATCCTGCTAGATATGGTAGGCGCCGAAGGAGCACAGTTTTACCGGGAAGGCGTTTCTATGAGAGCTGCCCCTAGTATTGTAAAAAAAGTATGGGGAAAGGCCCATGAATTAGGTCATGGCCGCCATTTTATCTATGAAAACAGTCCGGAGATTATAGATGATCATATCTATGTGAATTATAATGCCAAAATCCCCATGATTGATATTATTGAATATGCACCCGGTACCGAAGCCTATTTTCCTGCATATCATCATACCCATCAGGATAATATGGACATCATCAGCAAGGAAACTTTACTGGCGGTTGGAGAGACTGTAGCCAATGTAGTATATCAGGAATAAAAAAGCCCTGAATTCACAGGGCATTCTTGATCAATCACAAAATCATTTGATTGACTAGTTGATCAAATTTATTAAATACTCTCCGTACCCACTTTTGAGCTGCTTCTGAGCCAGTTTTTCTGTCTGTGCTTTATCAATGAATTTCATCCGATAAGCGATCTCTTCTATACAACCAATTTTCAAACCTTGCCTTTGCTCAATCACCTGCACAAAGGTTCCTGCCTGCATCAGCGAATCAAAAGTACCGGTATCCAGCCAGGCAGTGCCCCGACTCATAATACTTACCTTCAGTTTTCCACGCCTTAAATATTCTTTGTTAACATCCGTAATCTCATATTCGCCACGGGGGCTGGGCTTGAGGTTGCGTGCAATTTCAATGACTTCATTGTCATAGAAATAAATACCGGGAATGGCAAAGTTGGATTTGGGTTGCTTAGGTTTTTCTTCAATGGAAACTACCTTCTCATTTTTATCAAATTCTACTACGCCATAGCGCTGCGGATCATTTACATGATAAGCATACACAATTCCACCCTCTGGGTCGGCATTGCTCTGAAGTAGGCGCGCCAGATCGCTGCCATAAAAAATATTATCTCCTAAGATCAGCGCAACCTTATCATTGCCAATAAAATCAGCGCCAATGGTGAAAGCCTGGGCAAGACCCTCCGGCTTGTCTTGTATGGCATAGGCAAAATTACATCCCAGGTCGCGCCCATCTCCCAGCAGCTTCTGAAACAGAGGCATATCATGGGGAGTAGAAATGATAAGAATATCCCGAATACCAGCCATCATCAGGTTGGACAAAGGATAGTAGATCATGGGTTTGTCATATACGGGCATAAGTTGTTTACTCACCGACAAAGTAAGCGGATGTAAGCGGGTACCTGATCCGCCGGCCAAAATGATCCCTTTCATAAAAGTTGTTTTGGTTAAAATCTACACAAAAATAGAAAATCTTCTTTCAGTCATAGCATCATGTACTATTTACTATTTACTATTTCTTTCTATCTACTGCTGTATTACAAATAAATGTGTCAAAAGTATAGGTAAGCATGATTTATCAATATCTTTGCCACCCTGAAGCAAAGCAGAAATTATGCTCTGGAAGGAGATCAAATTATTAATTCGCAAGGAAGTGGTGCTGGAGTGGCGGCAACGTTATGCTTTCAATGGCATATTGCTTTATGTAGTAAGTGCAGTATTTGTGTGCTATCTCAGCTTTAATCTACAGAGGGGTGCCCTGAATGTAGTCACCTGGAATGCTTTGTTCTGGATCATTATGCTGTTTGCCGCCATCAATGCCATTGCAAAAAGCTTTATGCAGGAGCAATACGGAAGACAAATTTATTATTATACTATCAGCAGTCCGCAGGGCATTATTTTGTCTAAAATGCTGTATAATGTAGCGTTGATGCTCATACTGGCTTTTACCTGCCTGTTGGTGTATGGGGTGGTAATGGGCAATCCTATACAAAATCTGGGTTTATTCATTGTCAATTTGTTTTTGGGAGCGGTTGGTTTTTCTTCTACTCTGACGATGGTATCCGGTATTGCCTCCAAAACAAATAACAGCAGTACACTCATGGCTATCCTGGGTTTTCCTCTCCTCATCCCGATGCTGCTTATGGTAATCAAGGTCTCTAAGAATGCGATAGACGGACTGGAAGTCAGTGTAAGTTATGATGAATTGATGGTGCTGGGAGCTATCAACGTGTTGGTAGGAACAGTTTCTTATATTTTATTTCCCTATTTGTGGCGAAGCTAATATAGCAGATGAAGAATTAGGTAGAAAAAATGGCCTATTTTTCATTCACCTATAGAAGGCGTCCCAACTTAGTGGAAATTTTTGTAAAATAGGCTTGTAGAAGTACAAAAAGCAAAAGAGGTACAAAAGGTAAAAAAGATGAAAAGAATAGCTATTGATGAACCAGCGCGTTTAGATCGCTTTGTCAAATCCTTTGGTAGTAGCCACAGTGAGGATTTTAAGGGATTGGTGCTGAAACTGGTGGAATCAGGCCAGAGTCTGGAAAGTGTATCGGCTTTGAGTGGAGTGAGTCTGAGTACGCTCTATGATTGGGTAAAGGACTGGCCGGCTCCCCGGTGGAATGAAAAAAAGAGACTGGCTTAGAGAACCGTCAGGGTCAAGGCGGGGGCTCAAAAGTCCGCTTGAGTAAAGAGCAGAAGCAGCAACTCAAGCAGTCTTTGGACCAGAAGGAGTATTGGACAGTGGGGCAGGTGCGCAAGTTGGTTGACAAGCAATACGGGGTGAACTACGGTAAGCGGCAGATACAGCGTCTGTTAAGGCAACTTGGGTTGTACTGTTATAAACCTCAACCCCGAGACTACCGCCAACCCGAGAAAGCCGATGAGAAACTCAAAGAGCGATTACCAGCCGTAGCTGATGGATTAGGACTAAAAGGCAAAGACCTGGATAAACTCTGTATGGGTTTTGCCGATGAGAGTTCGCCTCAGTTGCATGCCAACTCTGCCCGATTGTGGTCAGTACAGAAAGGAGGCCTCAAAAAGGTCAATACCGACAAAAAGAGGCGAAATTGCTTTGGCTTCTATGCTTTGAAAGGCAACAGTATCATCTCTAGTATTGACAAAGGCAACCAGGAGAATATGATTCAAATGCTCACTTTGATCCGAGAGGCTAACCAGCAGGCAGAAACCATTATTCTCATCTGGGACAATCACAAAGCGCATCTGACTGCCAAAGTAGAACAGAGGGCTAAAGACTTACAGATTGTGCTGGTAAACTTGCCTGCTTACTCGCCTAACCTGAATCCGATTGAGCGTATCTGGAAACAAATCAAGAAAACCATCGCTGAAGCCGGCGTCATTGATAATCTCAAACAACTTGAGTTCCTGATCCAATCGGCTTTCAAAGTATGCGCCAAAAAACAATCTTTTGCCAAGTCTTGGATTGACAATATCTGGAACTCAGTCTTTGTAAATAATCCTATTCCCTTTTCCGACAAGTTATGACGCTATCTATATTATGCTCAAAGTCAATGCTTTGCCATTATAAAATTTTTTGCAAAGCATTTTATTTGAGTATAATTTGCAAAAGTTTTTGTTGCTGATACGAAATGGTTTTTAATGCCT harbors:
- a CDS encoding IS630 family transposase, whose amino-acid sequence is MSKEQKQQLKQSLDQKEYWTVGQVRKLVDKQYGVNYGKRQIQRLLRQLGLYCYKPQPRDYRQPEKADEKLKERLPAVADGLGLKGKDLDKLCMGFADESSPQLHANSARLWSVQKGGLKKVNTDKKRRNCFGFYALKGNSIISSIDKGNQENMIQMLTLIREANQQAETIILIWDNHKAHLTAKVEQRAKDLQIVLVNLPAYSPNLNPIERIWKQIKKTIAEAGVIDNLKQLEFLIQSAFKVCAKKQSFAKSWIDNIWNSVFVNNPIPFSDKL
- the rfbA gene encoding glucose-1-phosphate thymidylyltransferase RfbA; the encoded protein is MKGIILAGGSGTRLHPLTLSVSKQLMPVYDKPMIYYPLSNLMMAGIRDILIISTPHDMPLFQKLLGDGRDLGCNFAYAIQDKPEGLAQAFTIGADFIGNDKVALILGDNIFYGSDLARLLQSNADPEGGIVYAYHVNDPQRYGVVEFDKNEKVVSIEEKPKQPKSNFAIPGIYFYDNEVIEIARNLKPSPRGEYEITDVNKEYLRRGKLKVSIMSRGTAWLDTGTFDSLMQAGTFVQVIEQRQGLKIGCIEEIAYRMKFIDKAQTEKLAQKQLKSGYGEYLINLIN
- a CDS encoding ribosome maturation factor RimP gives rise to the protein MSAEQRIEQLVLEMLEHQDTSLFLVDVNLSNSKNSQKVIIHLDGDEGISIDVCAEISRKLGAIIEEEDLIHGSFTLEVSSPGLDQPLKLRRQYAKNVGRKVKILLQDNTTLKGTLAQVDEHQIVLHEEQKIKSKDKSKKQGEIKEVTIPFEDIKKTNVLASFN
- the nusA gene encoding transcription termination factor NusA; this translates as MDTTTLIESFAEFAKGKNIDRPTMIRILEDVFRTMIRKKYGVDDNFDVIINADKGDLEIWRFREIVDDNSEDIWDHDKISLTEAQQIEPDFEIGEEVAEEIKLEDFGRRAVQTARQTLIQKVKDLEKDILFHKYKDLVGEIIVGEVYQILGREILLIDAESNELILPKSEQIHKDKFRKGDTVRSIVHRVEMVNGNPRIILSRTAPKFLERLFESEVPEVYDGLIMIRKTVREPGERAKVAVESYDDRIDPVGACVGMKGSRIHSIVRELQNENIDVINYTDNLELFITRALSPAKISTIKIDAESGRVSVFLKPDQVSLAIGKGGQNIKLASRLVGYEIDVFRDTAGTEDDEDVDLEEFSDEIEGWVIEELKRIGLDTAKSVLTLTKDELTRRSDLEEETIDDVIRVLKQEFE
- a CDS encoding heme exporter protein CcmB; protein product: MLWKEIKLLIRKEVVLEWRQRYAFNGILLYVVSAVFVCYLSFNLQRGALNVVTWNALFWIIMLFAAINAIAKSFMQEQYGRQIYYYTISSPQGIILSKMLYNVALMLILAFTCLLVYGVVMGNPIQNLGLFIVNLFLGAVGFSSTLTMVSGIASKTNNSSTLMAILGFPLLIPMLLMVIKVSKNAIDGLEVSVSYDELMVLGAINVLVGTVSYILFPYLWRS
- a CDS encoding helix-turn-helix domain-containing protein gives rise to the protein MKRIAIDEPARLDRFVKSFGSSHSEDFKGLVLKLVESGQSLESVSALSGVSLSTLYDWVKDWPAPRWNEKKRLA
- a CDS encoding M28 family peptidase, with the translated sequence MHVPLKLILLLLVLLSACSQEPEQTIDQESTDSRPEIVMPEFNADSAYHYIQQQVNFGPRVPNTEAHLATADFLVQKLEGYGADVQIQSFDASAFDGTSLALQNIIASINPGMSKRILLAAHWDSRPFADKDTQQQQNPIDGANDGGSGVGVLLELARLFQSQPPAVGVDIILFDGEDYGEPEGYEKSKESSNQVWWCLGSQYWAQNKHEKNYMAYYGILLDMVGAEGAQFYREGVSMRAAPSIVKKVWGKAHELGHGRHFIYENSPEIIDDHIYVNYNAKIPMIDIIEYAPGTEAYFPAYHHTHQDNMDIISKETLLAVGETVANVVYQE